One Clostridia bacterium DNA window includes the following coding sequences:
- a CDS encoding alpha/beta hydrolase, which produces MEQGMLSVGLSSVFSLKLLKKVYEKNKSYTKFIVTEQDFKFISRVVQESKGLCDQKELMQFINGAEILDETLLSQNQPEISVWCYNYTFHYIDEYGKDFLNKFSEIITLVNKNCTISELNYICNEPYDLQRKFYSSIVEEKLGRLHQNMAENLNIINEIHSKLHITTNIFSIPVSCNITVQEDNSILEFKRRYYDFKEWVTSRVPDFFTGNVLQLDCTDLYVNNITFPELIEQLIKCHKSCSPKQWNSFSLAEEHYFDMEQAVRCLQECLDINLEPVRDASGMDGVDKVFDNLLLYHMPYLIGKQRSNKPDGNRKLSLAAEVDDSLLRASQNESKNGADIVLTKKVVTSGDGQELAYYTAGAGIPIYIVNAYGVAVDVWKPLISLLAEHYYIIIGEIRGINNNERPINTQNEHYGLYDHVDDIEKVIEAEKIDALHMISWCSGAKQAILYAARDKVKILSQIIIAGEFAPYNDSEKDHSKFRKSVQEIFQIIKNDERMFEFYLKIINKSIFKNTLDFQGLTNKAQTAEVRDIVELLFEIIPQKDRSIILDAFTSKEKMRNFLTMCVEYYQHDVESVITSLNMPALLVSSDKDNVANPKQSEWAHSKFRNSVYVPFPEATHSIVKERYIDLYNLIKQHLETIG; this is translated from the coding sequence ATGGAACAGGGTATGCTTTCTGTCGGTTTAAGCAGTGTATTCAGCTTAAAGCTGCTTAAAAAGGTATATGAAAAGAACAAGTCATACACAAAATTTATTGTTACAGAGCAGGATTTCAAATTTATCAGCAGGGTTGTTCAGGAAAGTAAGGGATTATGCGACCAGAAAGAATTAATGCAATTTATTAATGGGGCTGAAATACTCGATGAGACTTTGCTGAGTCAAAATCAGCCGGAGATAAGTGTCTGGTGTTACAATTATACGTTTCACTATATAGATGAATACGGCAAGGATTTTCTTAACAAATTTAGTGAAATAATAACTTTGGTCAATAAAAACTGCACTATATCGGAACTTAACTATATTTGTAATGAGCCTTATGACTTACAAAGAAAGTTTTATAGTTCCATAGTAGAAGAAAAGTTGGGAAGACTCCATCAGAATATGGCGGAGAATCTAAACATCATTAATGAAATCCATTCGAAGCTGCACATAACTACAAATATATTTAGCATACCGGTTTCCTGCAATATCACAGTTCAGGAAGATAACAGTATTTTGGAATTCAAACGGAGATATTACGATTTCAAAGAATGGGTGACTTCCAGGGTACCTGACTTTTTTACAGGAAACGTTTTGCAGCTAGACTGTACTGATCTTTATGTAAATAACATTACTTTTCCGGAGTTGATAGAACAGCTGATAAAGTGTCATAAAAGTTGTTCTCCTAAGCAATGGAATTCATTCAGCCTGGCGGAGGAACATTATTTTGACATGGAGCAGGCAGTCAGATGTCTTCAGGAATGCCTGGACATTAATCTGGAGCCGGTTAGAGATGCATCAGGGATGGATGGTGTGGATAAAGTATTTGATAATCTGCTTCTGTATCATATGCCGTACCTAATCGGTAAGCAAAGATCAAATAAACCGGATGGCAATAGGAAGCTTTCGTTAGCTGCTGAAGTCGATGATTCACTGTTGCGTGCTTCTCAAAATGAAAGTAAAAACGGAGCAGATATAGTACTAACCAAAAAGGTTGTTACTTCCGGCGATGGGCAAGAGCTTGCATACTATACAGCCGGAGCAGGAATTCCAATCTATATCGTTAATGCATATGGTGTTGCTGTCGATGTATGGAAACCTCTCATTTCATTATTAGCTGAGCACTATTACATAATAATTGGAGAAATCAGGGGCATTAACAATAATGAAAGACCGATCAATACTCAAAATGAGCATTATGGGTTGTATGACCATGTTGATGATATTGAAAAAGTCATTGAGGCAGAAAAAATAGATGCCCTTCATATGATCTCATGGTGTTCAGGGGCGAAGCAGGCAATTTTATACGCAGCCAGGGATAAAGTTAAGATTCTGTCCCAGATTATTATTGCAGGGGAATTCGCACCGTACAATGACAGTGAAAAGGATCATTCGAAATTTAGAAAGAGTGTTCAGGAGATTTTTCAAATAATAAAGAATGATGAGAGAATGTTTGAATTTTATCTTAAGATAATAAACAAAAGCATATTTAAGAATACTCTGGACTTCCAAGGCCTGACCAATAAGGCGCAAACCGCGGAAGTAAGGGATATAGTCGAATTGCTTTTTGAAATTATTCCCCAAAAAGACAGAAGCATAATACTTGACGCTTTTACTTCAAAAGAAAAAATGAGGAATTTCTTAACGATGTGCGTAGAGTACTATCAGCATGATGTCGAATCGGTTATCACTTCGTTGAACATGCCGGCTCTATTGGTATCATCGGACAAGGATAACGTAGCAAATCCAAAACAATCTGAATGGGCTCACAGTAAATTCAGGAATTCAGTCTATGTTCCATTCCCTGAAGCTACGCACAGCATTGTAAAAGAGAGGTACATAGACTTATATAACTTAATAAAGCAGCACCTGGAAACTATCGGATAG
- a CDS encoding acyl carrier protein produces MQNNVFETIKSYLLENIVNEDIDLDYDLNLMNAGIIDSITMVKVILFLEHKFQVRFAEEDLLPDHFETINTMGNFIKTKIQ; encoded by the coding sequence ATGCAGAATAATGTATTTGAAACCATTAAAAGCTATTTGTTGGAAAATATAGTGAATGAAGATATTGATTTGGATTATGATCTAAATCTTATGAATGCCGGAATCATTGATTCAATTACAATGGTAAAGGTTATTTTATTTTTAGAGCACAAATTTCAGGTCCGTTTTGCCGAAGAGGACCTGCTGCCTGATCATTTTGAGACTATTAATACTATGGGGAACTTCATCAAAACAAAAATACAATAA
- a CDS encoding DNA-3-methyladenine glycosylase I — MEEVKKKRCSWVSNSEIHKDYHDKEWGVPIYDDKELYETLVLETFTTGLSWLIILKKRENFRKAFDNFDPDKVAEYDEQKVEELCKNTDIIRSPGKIKATISNTRIFKSIQKEYGTFSKYIWGYTDNKIIKNTDNRFNFHNDVAVKISEDLKKRGMKYVGPVTVNAFLEAMGMINNHETECFRYNEL; from the coding sequence ATGGAAGAAGTAAAGAAAAAGAGGTGCAGTTGGGTATCTAATTCGGAAATTCATAAGGATTACCATGACAAAGAGTGGGGAGTACCTATCTATGATGACAAGGAGCTATACGAAACTCTTGTCCTGGAGACCTTTACTACAGGACTCAGCTGGTTGATCATTCTGAAAAAGCGCGAGAATTTCAGAAAAGCCTTTGATAATTTTGATCCGGATAAAGTGGCTGAATATGATGAACAAAAAGTTGAGGAATTATGCAAAAATACTGATATTATAAGAAGTCCGGGTAAAATAAAGGCAACTATAAGCAATACGAGGATTTTCAAAAGCATTCAGAAGGAATACGGCACTTTTTCAAAATACATCTGGGGATATACCGATAACAAAATTATTAAGAACACCGACAATCGTTTCAATTTTCATAATGATGTGGCAGTTAAAATTTCAGAGGATCTGAAAAAAAGAGGTATGAAATATGTCGGACCGGTAACTGTCAATGCATTTTTGGAAGCGATGGGAATGATTAACAACCATGAGACAGAATGTTTTCGTTATAACGAATTATAG
- a CDS encoding non-ribosomal peptide synthetase → MEFKLFEKSDELTKITEKFNISLNSLLLSCYIVMLRKMNPDKEQNILAVSNKSEAFFKPLFIGNESFFNFATDVEISLRISRREDIAKYDAAFISGAPLQQAKKILKQSNDKQWCFVCQPDADGVKYCIAANHNDKDMDNLMQLRFEKILCEVIDNTAIQINELSIISEYEKNLIRGFGLGETYDIPKTTFHGLFEQQVSLHPDKTAVTCGDCRISYDELNKRANQVANYIRNKVSDTENLIGVFMERSVDFIVAILGIMKSGNGYVPIDSDTLNPGHDSFPKKRLEFMLQDTKMPFIITKKQFTCGLADLGVELLCIDSGGLDQYLTENLNLDITERNIAYGIYTSGSTGFPKLTVVEHHNVLNLLSGINRCMYSKLSGQEPERVSQNAPFGFDASVQQFIALIKGYCLCIIPENVRKSVNRIIEYINQNNINVFDCTPSQLELLVNDGMLEKCSEHLKLILVGGEAIPDKLWNRLKSEEKIKAYNVYGPTECTVDSTFLCINQSKYDYAVIGRPMDNYRVFILDENRNNVPIGCAGEIYIAGNGVSRGYHNREEQNKASFLILQDQADGLINVYKTGDRGLFLPDGSIYYLGRNDGQIKIRSHRIEVAEIMTILNKHKHIKSSLVVVNDDAGYKKLIAYFIMDDNKLFDANEISEFLSEYLPKYMIPNHYVLIDQWPLTPNKKIDKSKLPLPEELLKAEKSGSDESKDELEKEIAGIMCRILSVDNIGLNDSFMRLGGDSLRVMTFLAEIFGKYDVEIDFAEFFKTPTITFIKGKLQGKSQGKAKAEKRYL, encoded by the coding sequence ATGGAGTTTAAGCTATTTGAAAAAAGCGATGAACTAACGAAAATCACTGAAAAATTCAATATTTCCTTAAACAGCTTACTGTTAAGCTGCTATATTGTAATGCTGAGGAAGATGAACCCTGATAAAGAGCAAAATATTCTTGCAGTATCAAATAAAAGCGAAGCCTTTTTTAAGCCTTTATTTATAGGGAATGAAAGCTTCTTTAATTTTGCTACCGATGTGGAAATCTCACTGCGTATTAGCAGAAGAGAGGATATTGCAAAGTATGATGCAGCTTTTATAAGTGGGGCACCCTTACAGCAGGCCAAAAAGATACTTAAGCAAAGTAACGACAAGCAATGGTGCTTTGTTTGCCAGCCGGACGCTGATGGCGTAAAATACTGCATTGCCGCGAATCACAATGATAAAGATATGGATAACTTGATGCAGCTGAGGTTTGAAAAGATACTATGTGAAGTTATAGATAATACTGCTATCCAAATCAATGAATTGTCTATAATCAGTGAATATGAGAAAAACCTGATACGCGGATTTGGATTAGGTGAAACATATGATATACCAAAAACAACTTTTCATGGGCTGTTTGAACAGCAGGTCTCTTTACATCCGGATAAAACGGCTGTTACCTGTGGAGATTGCCGTATAAGCTATGATGAACTGAATAAGAGAGCAAATCAGGTTGCGAATTATATCAGGAATAAAGTATCTGACACTGAAAACTTAATCGGTGTATTCATGGAACGTTCGGTGGACTTCATTGTTGCGATATTGGGAATTATGAAATCCGGCAACGGATACGTACCGATAGACTCTGACACACTGAATCCCGGACATGACAGTTTTCCGAAGAAAAGGCTTGAGTTTATGCTTCAGGATACAAAAATGCCTTTCATTATTACAAAGAAGCAGTTTACCTGCGGTCTGGCAGACCTTGGGGTTGAGCTGCTGTGTATCGATTCAGGCGGGCTTGACCAATATCTTACAGAAAACCTGAATCTGGATATCACTGAACGCAATATTGCTTATGGTATTTATACTTCCGGCTCTACGGGATTTCCTAAATTAACCGTCGTTGAGCACCATAACGTACTTAACTTGCTGTCCGGAATAAACCGGTGCATGTATTCAAAATTATCTGGACAGGAGCCGGAAAGAGTGTCCCAAAACGCCCCGTTTGGTTTTGACGCTTCCGTACAGCAATTTATTGCACTAATAAAAGGATATTGTCTATGCATTATACCGGAAAATGTCCGCAAATCGGTTAACAGGATTATTGAATACATTAATCAGAATAATATTAACGTATTCGATTGCACTCCTTCACAATTGGAGCTTTTGGTAAATGATGGGATGCTGGAAAAGTGCAGTGAACATCTGAAGCTCATTTTGGTGGGGGGAGAAGCAATTCCGGACAAATTATGGAACCGTCTGAAGTCAGAAGAAAAAATCAAGGCTTATAATGTATATGGCCCGACGGAATGTACGGTAGACTCTACGTTCCTTTGCATTAATCAAAGTAAATACGACTACGCTGTAATAGGAAGGCCAATGGATAATTACAGAGTTTTCATACTGGATGAGAACCGGAATAATGTACCTATCGGTTGTGCAGGCGAAATCTATATCGCTGGAAATGGCGTTTCCAGGGGATATCATAATCGTGAAGAGCAAAACAAGGCAAGCTTTTTGATATTGCAGGATCAGGCCGATGGGCTTATAAATGTCTACAAGACAGGTGACCGTGGTTTGTTCTTGCCGGACGGCAGTATTTATTACCTGGGGCGGAATGACGGACAGATTAAGATAAGAAGCCACAGGATCGAAGTAGCAGAGATCATGACAATACTAAACAAGCATAAACACATTAAAAGCTCATTAGTGGTTGTAAATGATGATGCGGGCTATAAGAAGTTAATTGCATACTTTATCATGGACGACAACAAGCTTTTTGATGCAAACGAAATATCGGAATTTCTTTCTGAATATCTCCCGAAATATATGATACCAAATCACTATGTACTGATTGATCAATGGCCTTTAACTCCCAATAAGAAAATTGATAAAAGTAAGCTTCCTTTGCCGGAAGAGCTTCTGAAGGCGGAGAAAAGCGGGTCTGATGAATCAAAAGATGAACTGGAGAAGGAAATCGCGGGGATAATGTGCAGAATTTTGTCTGTTGATAATATCGGACTGAATGATAGTTTTATGAGGCTGGGAGGAGACAGCTTAAGGGTAATGACCTTCCTTGCTGAGATTTTCGGGAAGTATGATGTAGAAATAGATTTTGCAGAATTCTTTAAAACGCCTACAATAACATTTATCAAAGGAAAGCTGCAAGGGAAATCACAGGGTAAAGCAAAAGCGGAGAAACGATATTTATGA
- a CDS encoding PhpK family radical SAM P-methyltransferase codes for MGIDCILIGFNDEKMETTIKRIEPYKGKGAAYCHMLSRSAIVNGRRMKYSELVTESISQSTGMPSDLSIYRMPNMAVHYLMTYLRNRNITVEPVNNYNFEKERLKNLLKNSSPMIVGVSSTCIVEAAPIREVVDYIRENNPNAKIVVGGPFINSINYEYGEKQQNYLLQRMGADIFIHERQGEKTLYQLCQELKKEKPDLTEVPNIIFKSGNDIIRTKKIPENICLDDEPVKTLTFYENHIKPPAYVRTALSCSLNCAFCRYPLLGGELMQMSPESIEKNLDYISSLGVKYLVFIDDSFNVPLDRFKNLLRLMIKNEYHFKWFSFFRISHSDEETYDLMEQSGCGGVLLGVESGNNTILKNMDKKVTKEQLYWGIQQLTKHNIISYASCMVGFPGETIETAQETIRFIDEAKPTFYDLQSWFYERAVPIEKEKDYYKLSGYGYDWSHKDMDSNLAGAIVEEGIKQIKNSCFMPSLSFNLWSLTYYLSQGATIEDFKRFSQIFVKVTAKESVDDDPEYQKNIYDLLHVFQGNETIHRNLSMRHKKRINEVQNAVTC; via the coding sequence ATGGGAATTGATTGTATATTAATTGGATTCAATGATGAAAAAATGGAGACCACAATTAAGAGAATTGAGCCTTATAAAGGAAAGGGTGCGGCATATTGCCATATGCTATCACGCTCTGCAATTGTAAACGGCAGAAGAATGAAGTATTCGGAGCTGGTTACGGAGAGTATCTCACAATCCACTGGAATGCCGAGTGATCTATCCATTTATCGGATGCCTAATATGGCTGTCCATTATTTGATGACATATCTAAGAAACAGGAATATTACAGTAGAGCCTGTAAACAACTATAATTTTGAAAAAGAAAGACTGAAGAATTTATTAAAGAACAGTTCTCCGATGATTGTCGGAGTTTCTTCAACCTGTATTGTTGAAGCCGCACCAATAAGAGAAGTGGTAGATTATATCAGAGAAAATAATCCGAATGCAAAAATTGTTGTCGGAGGGCCGTTTATTAACAGCATTAATTACGAGTATGGGGAAAAACAGCAGAACTACTTATTGCAGCGTATGGGAGCAGATATCTTTATACATGAACGCCAGGGTGAAAAAACACTGTATCAGCTTTGTCAGGAACTGAAGAAGGAGAAGCCCGATTTGACGGAGGTTCCAAATATTATATTCAAGAGCGGCAATGACATAATCAGAACAAAAAAAATCCCGGAAAATATTTGCCTGGATGATGAGCCTGTCAAAACATTAACATTTTATGAAAATCATATTAAGCCGCCGGCGTATGTGAGGACAGCATTAAGCTGCAGCCTGAACTGTGCTTTTTGCCGTTATCCGCTCCTGGGTGGTGAATTAATGCAAATGAGTCCGGAGTCCATAGAAAAGAATCTGGATTACATAAGCTCATTAGGTGTCAAGTATCTGGTTTTTATCGATGATTCATTCAATGTTCCGCTGGACAGATTCAAAAACCTGTTACGGTTAATGATTAAAAACGAATACCATTTTAAATGGTTTTCCTTTTTTAGAATATCCCATTCGGATGAGGAAACTTATGACTTAATGGAACAGTCTGGCTGTGGTGGAGTTCTCCTTGGAGTAGAATCCGGCAATAATACTATCCTTAAAAATATGGATAAAAAGGTAACAAAGGAGCAGCTCTATTGGGGAATTCAGCAACTGACAAAGCATAATATAATAAGCTATGCATCCTGCATGGTTGGATTTCCAGGGGAAACTATTGAAACAGCGCAGGAAACTATACGGTTTATTGATGAAGCCAAGCCGACTTTCTATGACCTGCAAAGCTGGTTTTATGAGAGAGCCGTACCGATCGAAAAAGAGAAGGATTACTACAAGCTGAGTGGATATGGATATGACTGGTCTCACAAGGACATGGACAGTAATTTGGCTGGAGCTATAGTAGAAGAGGGTATAAAGCAAATCAAAAATTCCTGTTTCATGCCTTCCCTATCCTTTAACCTTTGGTCGCTTACCTACTATTTATCACAAGGTGCAACTATAGAAGACTTTAAACGCTTCTCCCAAATATTCGTAAAAGTTACAGCAAAGGAAAGTGTTGATGATGATCCTGAATACCAGAAGAATATTTATGATCTGCTGCATGTTTTTCAAGGGAATGAGACAATACACAGAAATTTATCAATGAGGCACAAGAAAAGGATTAACGAGGTGCAGAATGCTGTTACATGTTGA
- a CDS encoding VOC family protein: MLLHVDIFVDSMEKMLKFYVDLLGMQVIDDAVLKGDLVRFVSKNKYDAYRVVLLQVSKMGSMVELIEYLGDSSCSLKKAKEPVTITILVSSIELKIKQLQNYGIYPVSDVFQVELPRVGKSRIVFYEDPEGNMIEFLQMG, from the coding sequence ATGCTGTTACATGTTGATATCTTTGTGGATTCAATGGAGAAGATGCTGAAGTTCTATGTAGATTTATTGGGTATGCAGGTTATTGATGATGCAGTACTTAAAGGAGATTTGGTCCGCTTTGTTTCAAAAAACAAATATGATGCTTACAGGGTTGTATTGCTGCAGGTATCTAAAATGGGATCCATGGTAGAACTCATTGAATATTTAGGAGATAGTTCCTGTTCTCTAAAAAAAGCAAAAGAACCTGTAACGATAACGATATTGGTATCTTCTATAGAGCTTAAAATAAAACAGCTGCAGAACTATGGGATTTATCCTGTAAGTGATGTATTTCAAGTAGAACTCCCAAGAGTAGGAAAATCACGTATCGTGTTTTATGAAGATCCGGAAGGCAATATGATTGAATTTCTGCAAATGGGCTGA
- a CDS encoding aminotransferase class I/II-fold pyridoxal phosphate-dependent enzyme, producing the protein MYIKNNFSFADNRFLMFDMDELANEIEENQKKEVIRLTLGKSEFQLHQDIIDEMKEATENFSKNSLVFPGGLPKLKKKLSEYYLKQFGVNIDEKNFIIAPGSSSIFRNLFYLLCSEQDEVLIPRPYYSLYRFCALLVGARVRYYDIDLASCRVDMESFRSNFTDKTKIVVINTPGNPLGNVLTDEELYEIDSIVNGKAVIINDEIYSNVYFDEANKSVMNLKDTKSVFITTNAFSKAYRMYTKRIGYCIVPDELVEPLTVIQHHTLLTTDPVVQYGAIKALEMQEEVNQIVKTYKDRRDYTVAKFQGVDLVRPINSQGSFYITLDCSEFMKKHSYNTSFDLAKKILDDKLVATVPGSDFGLPETLRLSYSSKRYKEGIDLLVEFFSYV; encoded by the coding sequence ATGTACATAAAAAATAATTTTAGTTTTGCGGATAATAGGTTTTTGATGTTTGATATGGATGAACTTGCGAATGAAATTGAAGAGAATCAAAAAAAGGAAGTAATCAGGCTGACCCTCGGGAAATCGGAATTTCAGCTCCATCAGGACATAATAGATGAAATGAAAGAAGCGACTGAAAATTTCAGTAAGAACTCATTGGTATTTCCGGGTGGTTTGCCAAAGTTGAAAAAGAAGCTGTCGGAATACTACCTAAAACAGTTTGGCGTTAACATTGATGAAAAAAACTTTATCATTGCGCCGGGTTCAAGCAGTATATTCAGGAACTTGTTCTATTTGCTTTGTTCTGAGCAGGATGAAGTCTTAATTCCCAGACCGTATTATTCGCTCTACCGGTTTTGCGCCTTATTGGTCGGGGCTAGAGTAAGATATTACGATATAGATTTGGCTTCATGCAGGGTAGATATGGAATCTTTCCGCAGCAACTTTACCGATAAAACAAAAATAGTTGTTATCAACACACCAGGAAATCCACTAGGCAATGTCCTTACAGATGAGGAATTGTACGAGATAGATAGTATCGTCAACGGTAAGGCGGTCATCATTAATGATGAGATTTATTCCAATGTATATTTTGATGAAGCAAATAAATCTGTAATGAACCTGAAGGACACAAAGTCGGTTTTTATTACTACTAATGCATTTTCTAAGGCATATAGGATGTATACAAAAAGAATCGGCTACTGCATTGTGCCTGATGAACTGGTTGAGCCTTTGACCGTAATCCAGCATCATACACTGTTAACTACAGATCCTGTAGTGCAATATGGGGCTATTAAGGCACTAGAAATGCAGGAAGAAGTCAATCAGATAGTAAAAACTTATAAAGACAGAAGAGATTATACGGTTGCTAAATTTCAAGGAGTGGATTTAGTCCGCCCGATCAATTCACAGGGATCATTTTATATTACGCTGGATTGCTCAGAGTTTATGAAGAAGCATAGCTATAACACAAGCTTTGATCTGGCGAAAAAGATACTTGATGATAAGCTGGTGGCAACTGTTCCCGGGTCGGACTTTGGTCTGCCTGAAACGTTAAGGCTGTCATACTCTTCAAAAAGATACAAAGAGGGAATTGATTTATTGGTAGAATTCTTTTCATATGTTTAG
- the metK gene encoding methionine adenosyltransferase: protein MKNYLFTSESVTNGHPDKMCDQISDAVLDEIIKQDMNARVACEVACTSGVIFVMGEISSSCSVDIPQIVRKVVLDIGYDSTVYGFDGNTCAVLTSIDKQSPDIAMGVNRFDDKSQNIDLGAGDQGMMFGYSCNETAELMPLPITLAHKLCKRLTEVRVDKTIPYLGPDGKSQVTIEYVDGLPVRLDTVIISAQHLPDIPLETIRKDIQENVINPIIPEKLTNRDTKYYINPTGRFVVGGPQADSGLTGRKIIVDTYGGYARHGGGAFSGKDPTKVDRSAAYAARWIAKNVVASGLAEKCEVQLAYSIGISKPVSVMVDTFGTGKISEQRITQAVEQVFDLRPLAIIRHLDLLKPVYRQTAAYGHFGRNDLDLAWERTDMKDKLKAYLES, encoded by the coding sequence ATGAAAAATTACTTGTTTACATCCGAATCTGTTACTAACGGGCATCCTGATAAAATGTGTGACCAGATATCAGATGCCGTCTTAGACGAGATTATCAAGCAGGATATGAATGCAAGGGTCGCTTGCGAGGTTGCTTGCACCTCGGGGGTGATCTTTGTCATGGGTGAGATCAGCAGTAGCTGTAGTGTAGATATTCCCCAGATTGTCAGAAAGGTGGTGCTGGATATCGGATACGACAGTACTGTATACGGTTTTGACGGAAATACCTGTGCAGTATTAACTTCTATTGACAAGCAATCACCCGATATTGCAATGGGGGTGAACCGGTTTGATGATAAGAGCCAGAATATTGATCTGGGTGCCGGCGATCAGGGTATGATGTTTGGATACTCCTGCAATGAGACGGCTGAACTAATGCCGCTTCCGATTACATTGGCCCATAAGCTGTGTAAACGATTGACTGAGGTACGGGTGGACAAAACAATACCATACTTAGGACCTGACGGAAAATCACAGGTAACCATCGAATATGTAGATGGACTTCCCGTAAGACTTGATACAGTAATTATCTCTGCGCAGCACTTACCGGATATCCCGCTTGAGACAATCCGAAAGGATATTCAAGAAAATGTAATTAATCCGATTATCCCAGAGAAGCTTACTAATAGAGATACAAAATACTACATTAATCCTACCGGAAGGTTTGTAGTCGGCGGACCTCAGGCAGACAGCGGCTTGACCGGCAGAAAGATTATAGTTGATACATATGGTGGTTATGCACGGCACGGGGGAGGAGCGTTTTCCGGTAAAGACCCCACAAAAGTCGACAGAAGCGCAGCTTATGCCGCCAGATGGATCGCAAAAAATGTAGTGGCATCAGGGTTAGCAGAAAAATGTGAAGTACAACTGGCATATTCCATTGGAATATCAAAACCGGTATCGGTTATGGTGGACACATTCGGAACCGGCAAAATATCTGAACAAAGGATAACACAGGCGGTAGAACAGGTTTTTGATCTGCGTCCTTTAGCTATCATAAGGCATTTGGATTTACTTAAGCCGGTTTATCGCCAGACAGCTGCATATGGCCACTTTGGAAGGAATGATCTTGATCTGGCATGGGAAAGAACTGATATGAAAGATAAACTGAAAGCTTACCTGGAATCTTGA